Part of the Thunnus maccoyii chromosome 17, fThuMac1.1, whole genome shotgun sequence genome, aaaaaaagtgaggcaacaaaaagaaacacacagtccAGACGGCAGGGAGATGATTCAACCGACTGGTTGGTCCGGGCTGCCCGTGATGTCATCGAGCTACTCGAACACTTGATGCGCATGCGCCATCCTTTGTTAATCCGATGCTATATGGTGGTCGTGTAGGATGTAAATAATCCTTCTCCCAGAAACCTTTGAAATAGCAGCGTTATATTTAAAGTTCGTGTGACCAAAAGTGACTCTACATGCTTTCAAGTTGTAATCCTTCGAGTTGGGTTGGTTTATATTTATCTTCATGTTCTTGTAGTGTTGCAAAATGCTTTATACTCTTATCGCCGAGTATAGCATGGAAGCTTTATATTCTAAAATAGTACATACAGGAtagtcctcttttttttaatagcaaAACAGGAATAGAATAACGTTTTGTACAAAACGTGATGTACAGACAGGTAATATGGAGTGGACGACAGCTTTAAAAGATTTAAGTATCATGGGTGCGAGTTTTGatcaaataataatcaaatactAGTTAAACATATAAatctgtataaaaacaaaattacaagtAATAAAAACAGTGTCATAGGCTGCCCACTAATATGCCATAAGCCtaaaaaagtgtattttctgCAGAGGCAAAGGATTGTTCACAGACAGGTCAGTTTAGTCTGTGATAACTAGAAACATTTTAGTGCCAAGACCCTGTTTTTGCCATTATAAATTAATGTGGGAGATATTATTTTTATCCTAAGAGCCCCGGGtcaataaatgtaataatgtgtgtataaataaagatatacAACATCTCCATCTAGTGACTATACAGGTATAAGCATTCAGTTTATGATATAAAGATTGTGCACCATGGAGCtttttctgcaaaaacaaaaacactggaaatatgttgaggacagctaTAGCCTAAGTACATAATCACAatgtaaatatgacatttcaATATAAGTAAATGTAAACACTGTGGGCACTGTATATACTgcaaaacatgcatgttttgaAGATTTTGAAGGCCTAATGAAAAAGATTTCCAACCCCCTCAAACAGAtatataaacagacacacagcttcACATGTCACAAGAATTTTATTTAGAATATAGCCCTCTGGACCTTCACATCTCTGGAACTCTAGAAAATCCAAGTTGATGTTTTAACTTGTTCTGAACATAACCAAACTGGTATTTTAATAGAAAAACACTCCATTCTGAATGAACTTAAGAACATGCTAGAATAAACACGTCCGTTCAAGCAGTGCTGTTAATTCATTCTTAAAactcctcaccctcctcctctccctcacccTCAACAGAGTCCATTCCAACCTCCTCATAGTCCTTCTCCAGAGCTGCCATGTCCTCTCTGGCCTCAGAGAACTCCCCCTCCTCCATACCTTCACCTACATACCAGTGAACAAAGGCACGCTTGGCATACATTAGATCAAACTTGTGGTCAAGTCGAGCCCAGGCCTCTGCAATAGCTGTGGTGTTGCTCAGCATGCACACAGCCCTTTGGACCTTGGCCAGGTCTCCACCAGGAACTACAGTGGGCGGCTGGTAGTTGATACCAACCTTAAAACCAGTAGGGCACCAGTCCACAAACTGGATGGTGCGCTTGGTCTTAATGGTGGCAATGGCAGCATTGACATCTTTGGGCACCACATCACCACGGTACAAAAGGCAGCAGGCCATGTATTTCCCATGACGAGGATCACATTTCACCATCTGATTAGATGGCTCAAAGCAGGCGTTGGTAATTTCTGCCACTGTTAACTGCTCATGATAAGCCTTTTCAGCAGAGATGACGGGTGCGTAGGTGGCCAGAGGGAAGTGGATACGGGGATATGGCACCAGGTTGGTCTGGAACTCAGCAAGATCAACGTTAAGGGCACCATCGAAACGAAGGGAAGCAGTGATGGAGGACACAATCTGACTCATCAGCCTGTTCAGGTTGGTGTAGGTGGGACGCTCGATATCCAGGTTCCTACGACAGATATCATAGATAGCCTCGTTATCCACCATGAAAGCACAGTCAGAGTGCTCCAGGGTGGTGTGGGTGGTCAGGATGGCGTTGTAGGGCTCCACCACAGCAGTTGACACCTGAGGAGCTGGGTAGATGGAGAACTCCAGCTTGGACTTCTTGCCATAGTCTACAGACAGACGCTCCATCAGCAGGGAGGTAAAACCAGAGCCGGTACCACCTCCGAAGCTGTGGAAGACCAGGAAGCCCTGAAGGCCAGTGCACTGGTCAGCCTGAGGACAGAAGAACAGACATTGATCCAAtataagaaacacaaaaatgttatttagaTGACTGAAACGTATAGTGGGAATTAGGGCAGGGACCAATTGATTTATCAGTAATTAGAACATAGAAATACAATGTGACTTGACCTGATGTTTGACCTGACCCAAGCCTCAATCAAATAATTTGACATTACACTTAGATCTATGTATTCATGATTACTTGAGTGTTACTGTGAACTTAAACATGGTACTTGTTGTGGCCAAATCTTATTATAACTGATAACATTATCAGGCTTTTCTTCtatatttgaaatgataaatgatgttgGCAGATTTTAGCAGCTATATCAAACAGACACTTATTCTGTGAGCtggtgaaaatacaaaataaagctTTGCTGTTGTTTGGTGACATTAAACTTCCTGCTTGTCAGTGTCTACAACATTATATTCTGTCAAAGACAATTCCTTCAAGTAATGAACACCACTCTGATAGCTTGATCGTTCTGTTTGCTGCTTGGCAGCCCCAGGGCTACAAGTTAGTTTCCCAATACAATGGAGGAGAATGGGATTTATGGGTCATGCTCAcatcatttgaaaaatatatctgAAAGTTCATTTAGTATTTATGGATAATGATTTTGTGCCCTCTGGTGGTGCAAAGATAAACTGCACAATATAAGTCTGAGATGATACAGAGCATATACAATATGTGCTGTTGTCACTTCCTTGATATATCAGTTCTTTGGAAATAATTGTTGTCCTAGGCTTTCAGTCTTATTAGGAAGAAACTCCTTCTGCTCTGAATTTACCCACCAGTTTGCGGATCCTGTCCAGCACCAGGTCAATGATCTCTTTTCCAATGGTGTAGTGTCCACGGGCATAGTTGTTAGCAGCATCCTCCTTGCCAGTGATCAACTGCTCAGGGTGAAAGAGCTGGCGGTAGGTCCCAGTTCGCACCTCATCTGAAGAGACAGTTTCACTCTGAAATTATTCAAGGGTTTGACTAACCAAAATCAAGCAGTAACTATGGTATTTAATCAAGAGTTTACCAATGACAGTGGGCTCCAGGTCCACAAAAACAGCTCTGGGGACATGCTTTCCAGCTCCAGTCTCACTGAAGAAGGTGTTGAAAGAATCATCTCCTCCTCCAATGGTCTTGTCGCTGGGCATCTGTCCATCAGGCTGGATGCCATGTTCCAAGCAGTAAAGCTCCCAGCAGGCGTTGCCAATCTGGACACCAGCCTGACCCACATGCACTGAGATACACTCACGCTGGAGAAAAACAGGCCATTTATAACTTTTGGCTAGTACATACTAATCAGATGCTCAGATTACTGATCACATATTGAAAAACAGTGAAGGAGGTACTGTAAGGTGAAATCCAATGGTGGATCTTTTGTTAAGAACATTCTGATTATGATCAAATAACCTGATAAATATGGCACATTGATTCATTTACGCTCCAAGTAAACAGAGGGGGACTTCAGACAACATGACAGACCGCAAATAAGGACTTCAAGGGGATACTGAAAATCACTTGACCTCAACGGCCACATGTGGTTCTTCTTTGTGGTTTTTGAGAGACAgtacatgtgtttatttttttcccctcaatgATACAAAAATGTAGGAGAGGCAGTCAAGTCaatttgtatagcccaatatcacaaatcacaaatttgccttgGGGGGCTTTACAATTGGTACGGCAGTACAACATCCTTTATCCCTAGACTCGAATCATGAAAAACTTCCCAAACCGCAGGAAgaacaacagaggagggattcctgtcccaggacggacagacatgcaacagatggtatgtgTAAAGAATAGACCAAGaaagcaaaattacagaaatacagcatggacaaaaaaagatgacaaataacAGACGGATTGATAACATCCGTGTTTGCTAAACTAACATTTAGGTTTGCAGtagatttaattgtttttttaaaaactcggATTTTAAAGCGTCTTTGAGTGAATGCTTTGGGTCTGCTCAAGACATTAGTGAAACACACTGTAAAGTACCTCCAGCTGTTTCAACTAAAGATGTGACAACAGAACCGGTTCTAATGTTAATCCCGCTGCTGAGAATCCTCACGTTATTTGAGTTCCGCCATGTTGTCTAAATTTACAACCAGTATCACTGGCAGCCATAGTTAACACTGAATTAAAGGGGAATTccggtatttttcaacctggacccttTTTTCCCCACATCTTCTTGGGTCTAAGTGATAAATAGATTTTTGGAATTCGCTAATTTTGAGCAAGAGCGCTTCAGCCGGCAACTTCTAAAAATGTCTGTCCCCATAAGTCATTTAACTTAGACctaaaaagatggaaaaatatGGTCCAAGTTGATAAATACCGGAATTTCCATTTAAGGCTGTGTCTTTCCTTTAAACACCAAAACAAGACCAAGCTAACTTAATTAACCAAACATGAAACTTGATTTTCTGCTCTATGCCGCATCACTTGACTTTTCTTTCAGATAACTCAGCAGTTGAAGCCGAAATCTGACAGTTTAACTCCTGCCAATTCAGTAAAATTGATAGCTAGGTTAACGTTAATGTGGGTTTAAGttacatatatttttgttaGTTAGACCTGGTTCAATCGATACATAAGATAACCCCATATTCATACTTAGCTACCATGTTTCTTTAGGCAATGTGGTATGAAGATAGTGACGTTGGCATGACAACCACAGAACTGCTTCTATTGactatatatattaaattattattatttatatacagcCAATAGTTCTAACGTTACTCCCGCCGTTGAGCACCCGACCGTTATTTGAGTTCCGCCATTTTATCAACCTTTACAGCCAGTATCACTTATAGCTATAACACCGAAAAACCAAAAACACCTTATGCttcattcacaattttttttttttttttaccaaacatgAAACTGCTCTATGCCTTGACGTTTGCCTTTTCTTTCAGCTAATATAGCATTATGTTAACCCAGCTTTTATCTTGAAGCCAAATTTTTTGGCAAACAAGATCGGGCCAATTCACTAAATTGATAGCTAATTAAAATTAATGTGGACTATTGTAATTCGTTAAATCTGGGTAAATCAATACAATTTACAATTCAATAACTATATAAGACAACTTCACATACTCACCATATTTCTCAAGACTTTGTGAAGATAATGAAGACGTTACGTTACTTGCTAGCGAATCGGTATAAGGCTAGTTGCTGCAACCTCCCGTTAGCCTTAACAACGGTTCACACCAGCCGGAGGTTTTTATACTGGGTCCTCTGGAAAGGCGCCGATGAATCTGATTGGTTGGCAGTCACAAGAGCTCTTTTCCTATTGGCTAAATTAAAACAGTCTCTGAATCaaattcaaaatttcaaattctATCAATCTTAACAGTTGTCTGTTGCTATCGCAACCCTTCTTCTCATATTTCAATACAACCAGAGGTCATCATATAATTACATGTGGCTGAccgttttattttcatttcaatcacATCAGCAAATACTGTTTCAAGCAGGTTTATCCCTCTTCTTGCTGTTAAGACACTGAAAAACATTAGTCATGCCACAGcttctgttttattgttcacATTTACAGAATTGAATGTGTGAGTACAGCATTTATACAGGAAGCCTACTTGTCCATACAGCAAACAGACATATAACACATCTCCTCACACTATGTACAGGTTTAAGCCATGATAAAGCCCAGGCCACTTGCACACTTGGCATAATACTCAGTCACTCACGGTTCAGCACAAGCTGATGGACTGTAGATGTTCAATAATGTGATAGAtaacacatgtacagtactgtacacGTACTGTATTGCTGTTACTAGGATGGTGTATACCACAGAGAGGGCAGCTAAAGGGGGACAACTGGGCAAATTCAGGATTGTCTGAAGCAAATCTGAACCTTTCCATTTTCAGACACAATAACTGCCTCATTTATCAATAATTTGACTGATACAGTTCTGATTTTGGACTGCATCtctgtttgatttgttgttgaaaatgaaaatgttggtTGAGCACAAAACTAGGAATATGATCAGTAGTATGTCAGCAGCACCAATGTTGGTCCTGAGATAAAGTGTTTCAAGTGGAGTTTGTCAAAGCCATAGTAAAATAACTGCCATATTTGCTCATTTGAGAGctaggagagagaaaaaaatagtttgtgATTCTGCGAATAAGCAAGTTATTAGAAGATGAGTGTCTAATTGGGTAAACAAACTTTGTAAGATGGTTTGGCAGATGATTTCCAGTGCCTACATTCAAATATTTGCAAGTTCTCCATTTTATGTAGAGAGATCCTGCTCACACAAATTCAAATGCAAACAGATCTTAGAAATAAGATCTAACTTTGTTTAAAGCCTGGACTAATTTAAAACATGATACATACTGAAAATGTCTTGAGCAAATTTAATTAAACTAGCTAAATTGGCCCCTAAGACACCATCAACAACATATCTCTGTTTTTATAGGACTGTGGAAACAACAATATCTAATTTTTACTTTCAAATTCACCTCAAGTAAGATCTTTCATGTTTGCATCTTTGTACGCACTTTACAGATGTTGTACAGACACAGCTTCTCAATTTGGCAACCAtttttgttaaaacaaaatACCTGCTTGTTACCCAAACTGCAGCATGTGAATTGTTCATTTCAGGCATAATCagattacaaaaatataaactcGACGTAAATTGCATTGCCCATTCAAACAGTTTCGACAGATCTTAATATCTCATGTTATAGAAAAAAATGGATTATTGTCCGAAGTCTTACTTAAAATTGGTAGGCGCTTTAAGTTTATTAATCTTCgtaacacacaacaacaacactccTGCATCCAGATTTAGCATTTTGAACAGAATGACACTGAATAAACAAAGTCTTGCAATGGTGTTCatgaaatacaatttacaaCAAACTGTGAATTTGTGAGTCAATCGATATTcatcttttctttaatacaTTTGCTTTGTTCTGACTGGGCTGTGTAGTGAATACTGAGGATTTACAACATTTTCTGCTCCACAAGAATATCTAGAAGAACTTAAAAATCAACTGCCTGGAGCTGTTAATCATTACCAATAGCAGCAAATCAATTGATTATCTCACTCAACAATTCTGCAAGGTCTTACAGAGTAATAGAATTTAAATAGTTGGATCTATATTCATCTTTGGTGGATAGAGTACagtaaaatcaaacacaaaaatctCACTAGAGCATGTTTTTCTGCCTTAGGGGTTTTTTGTGCGAGGGGCTCAAATTGgcaattaaaaagaaaaaacattttttgatattttccaGTTACTTTATAGTGTCATGTAAACCAGTACCACCATTAAGGGATGGAAATGGTTGAAGAGGTGTGCAAAAAATACTGAGACAAGGTTAGTGTTTTATTCTTCAAGTTGATGTCTGTTACAGAGCTGACACTGAATTGGGGTAAAAATCAAGTTGGGGCAATGACAGCAACAGGTTGAaaggtgggtggggggggggggtcaggaTGGAGTGGTTTAAGAGATTTTCGCATTTGGAGTGCTTGTGTTTCGCTGTGTGTGcgtctatgtatgtgtgtaaataaagaGTGTCAAGAGTTCGGTGCCCACtgcttcagaaaaaaaaaacaaacggaTTTTGTGAGAAGCACGAGGCCAGGAGAGATTATGGCCATGGGGAGAAGATGGAGCACCAGGCTCCTTTGTTCTCTTGGGTTTGTCACTAGTCCAGCTGTTGGCCAGAGGTCAGCGGAGTGGGACACTATGCCAAGGAGCGCTGACG contains:
- the LOC121882366 gene encoding tubulin alpha-1B chain-like — encoded protein: MRECISVHVGQAGVQIGNACWELYCLEHGIQPDGQMPSDKTIGGGDDSFNTFFSETGAGKHVPRAVFVDLEPTVIDEVRTGTYRQLFHPEQLITGKEDAANNYARGHYTIGKEIIDLVLDRIRKLADQCTGLQGFLVFHSFGGGTGSGFTSLLMERLSVDYGKKSKLEFSIYPAPQVSTAVVEPYNAILTTHTTLEHSDCAFMVDNEAIYDICRRNLDIERPTYTNLNRLMSQIVSSITASLRFDGALNVDLAEFQTNLVPYPRIHFPLATYAPVISAEKAYHEQLTVAEITNACFEPSNQMVKCDPRHGKYMACCLLYRGDVVPKDVNAAIATIKTKRTIQFVDWCPTGFKVGINYQPPTVVPGGDLAKVQRAVCMLSNTTAIAEAWARLDHKFDLMYAKRAFVHWYVGEGMEEGEFSEAREDMAALEKDYEEVGMDSVEGEGEEEGEEF